The genome window CCCGTTATTTTAAGGCACCCCTACTGTGAAATATCGCTGCAAAAGTACTAAAAGAAGAATAGGAAATTAATAAATTAGGAAAAAACTTCTGTTTTAAATCCTATCACTCGAACTTTCTTTGCTATCGCATTAAGTATTTGAGCATTAACTTTACGGATACTATTTTCGGGAGTTTCTCTTTCGATAGGATAAAGAATTACGCTTTCGGGTTTGATTTTTTTCAGTAGCTCTAACCAAGCAGCAACTTCTTTTTCGGTAGTATTATCAATGCCTTGATGTTGATTATAGCCTTGAACAAATAAGGTTTGGATAATGAGTTTACCCTCAAATTTTTTCAGATAATCAACAACATCAGTTAAACTTAAATTACCATTGGGTTGATTGATAGCTTGAAAGGTTGCTTCGGTACCGGCATCCAGCTTCAAAATATTTTTGTCAACCTTCAATAAAGCCTTGATGATTTTGGTGTTATGAATTAAAGAGGCATTTGATAAAACGGTAATCAGTGCATTAGGAAAATATAGATTGCGTAAACGAATGGTATCGTCAATTACCGCAACAAAATCAGGGTGAAGTGTTGGCTCTCCATTTCCTGCAAAGGTGATGGAGTCGATAGGTTGATTTTCCTTTTTGCGCTGTTTTAAAACTGTTTCTAGTCGTTCTTCAATTTCCTTTTGTGTTGGTAAAACTACTTTCTTATTTGTTTTTTTTGTCCAGCCACATTCGCAATAAATACAATCGAAAGTGCAAAATTTATAATCGGTTGGGAGTAAGTTCACACCCAAAGAAACACCCAATCGCCGACTGCTGACAGGTCCAAAAATAATTTCATCAAATAAAAAACCGCCCATTGTATTTTTTTGCAAAATAAAGGAAAATGTAGAAGAATCACTCTTAAAACAGAAAGGTATCGTCTTTATTTTTAATTTTGAAACGGAAATGAGTGTAATAAAAGAAATACAGCAACTTTTAAGTGATGATTTAAAAGACTTTCAAAAGGTTTTTAAATCGACTATGGATTCAAAAGTCCCTTTGTTAGATATTATTTTGCGTTATATCCATAAGCAAAAGGGAAAGCAAATGCGCCCGATGTTTGTGTTTTTGAGTGCGCATATTGCAGGAAGACCAAAAGAAGCAACTGCACGTGCGGCGAGTCTGATCGAATTGCTTCATACGGCTACTCTGGTTCATGATGATGTTGTAGATGAAGCAGAAAAACGACGCAATCTATTTTCGATAAATGCACTTTGGAAAAATAAAGTAGCCGTTTTAGCGGGTGACTTTCTTTTATCGAAAGGATTATCTTTAGCCTTAGCTGCAAAAGATTATGAAGTCCTGGAAATTGTTTCTGAAGCAACACGAGAAATGGCTGAAGGGGAATTGTTGCAGATTGAAAAAGCCAGACGCTTGGATATTAAAGAAGATATCTATTTCGAAATTATCCGAAAGAAAACGGCAACATTAATTTCTTCTTGTTGTGCTGCCGGTGCTGCCTCAACCGGAGCAAAAAAGGAAGTCGTTGAAAAAATGAAGCAGTTTGGAGAATATATTGGGATCGCTTTTCAGATTAAAGATGATATTTTCGATTTTCAGAAAACCAATGCTATTGGGAAACCGCAAGGCATTGATATTAAAGAGCAAAAAATG of Bacteroidales bacterium contains these proteins:
- a CDS encoding polyprenyl synthetase family protein codes for the protein MSVIKEIQQLLSDDLKDFQKVFKSTMDSKVPLLDIILRYIHKQKGKQMRPMFVFLSAHIAGRPKEATARAASLIELLHTATLVHDDVVDEAEKRRNLFSINALWKNKVAVLAGDFLLSKGLSLALAAKDYEVLEIVSEATREMAEGELLQIEKARRLDIKEDIYFEIIRKKTATLISSCCAAGAASTGAKKEVVEKMKQFGEYIGIAFQIKDDIFDFQKTNAIGKPQGIDIKEQKMTLPLIYMLNNLSASERKRAITVVKKHYNNPEKVSALVDQVNGSGGIEYAEQQMNAYRDKALSILGEFPESEYHTAMIKLVDYTCERKK
- a CDS encoding radical SAM protein — protein: MGGFLFDEIIFGPVSSRRLGVSLGVNLLPTDYKFCTFDCIYCECGWTKKTNKKVVLPTQKEIEERLETVLKQRKKENQPIDSITFAGNGEPTLHPDFVAVIDDTIRLRNLYFPNALITVLSNASLIHNTKIIKALLKVDKNILKLDAGTEATFQAINQPNGNLSLTDVVDYLKKFEGKLIIQTLFVQGYNQHQGIDNTTEKEVAAWLELLKKIKPESVILYPIERETPENSIRKVNAQILNAIAKKVRVIGFKTEVFS